One window of the Lates calcarifer isolate ASB-BC8 unplaced genomic scaffold, TLL_Latcal_v3 _unitig_5306_quiver_812, whole genome shotgun sequence genome contains the following:
- the LOC108874329 gene encoding NLR family CARD domain-containing protein 3 isoform X4: MSDEDREEGVPPSKTTLCGEHESQTKAQSPEQQIPHSAGPGPGPGPGPSCVSMKSNKSRDLPLKFKQSVDGSFRIQQQRPDSPGPSCLSLKSDKSKDFVINFKGRRPSADQIVDQESSEVPSGQSAQQHQTHLDSIFMLLEENIVTFVKKELKKMQKVLSPDYPECLESQREDEEVLDGEDEEQRRSSREEFLKITLNFLRRMKQEELADCLQSKSPAMCQHNLKSNLKKKFQCLFEGISKSGNPTLLNQIYTELYITEGGTGEVNDEHEVRQMETTSRKPDRPETTIRQEDIFKASPGRDEPIRTVMTKGVAGIGKTVLTQKFTLDWAEDKANQDIHFTFPFTFRELNVLKEKKLSLVELVHHFFTETKEAGICRFEEFQVVFIFDGLDECRLPLDFHNTEILTDVTESTSVDVLLTNLIRGKLLPSARLWITTRPAAANQIPPECVDMVTEVRGFTDPQKEEYFRKRFRDEDQASRIISHIKTSRSLHIMCHIPVFCWITATVLEDVLKTREGGELPKTLTQMYIYFLVVQSKLKNIKYDGGSGSDPHWSPETRKMIESLGKLAFDQLQKGNLIFYESDLTECGIDIRAASVYSGVFTQIFKEERGLYQDKVFCFVHLSVQEFLAALHVHLTFIKSGVNLLSEEQPTSQKSKRRKYESAETQFYQRAVDKALQSPNGHLDLFLCFLLGLSLQTNQSLLRGLLTQTGSGSETNQETVQYIKKKVEETPSAEKSINLFHCLNELNDRSLVEEIQQSLSSGRLSTDKLSPAQWSALGFILLSSEKDLDVFDLKKYSASEEALLRLLPVVKASNKALLSGCNLSERSWEALSSVLSSQSSSLRELDLSNNNLKDSGLKTLSVGLESPHCSLETLSLSGCLITEEGCASLVSALRSNPSHLRELDLSYNHPGDSGVKLLSAGLGDPDWRLDTLRVEPGGVRWLRPGLRKYSCQLTFDTNTVNTKIKLSDDNRKVTWVEENQSYPDHPDRFDHWPQLLCRTGLTGRCYWEVEWSGKVEISVSYRGISRKGKHDDGRFGGNNQSWSLRWSEVYRYSVCHNNRETYISSTSSSSSVSNRVAVYVDCPAGSLSFYRVSSDSLIHLHTFSTTFTEPLYPGFGFLSLFSPVSSVSLCSV; encoded by the exons atgagtgatgaggacagagaggagggagtccctccctctaaaaccactctgtgtggggaacatgagagccagaccaaagctcagag cCCAGAGCAGCAGATACCACACTCTGCTGGACCTGGACCcggacctggacctggacccagctgtgtgtccatgaaGAGCAACAAGTCAAGAGATCTTCCTCTTAAATTCAAACAATCTGTTGATGGAAG tttcaggatccagcagcagagaccagactctcctggacccagctgtctgtctttaaagagcGACAAGTCGAAGGACTTTGTTATTAACTTTAAAGGGCGACgtccatcagctgatcagat agtggaccaggagagctcagaggttcccagtggtcagtctgcccagcagcatcaaacacacctggactccatatttatg ctgctggaggagaacatcgtcacttttgtgaagaaggagctgaagaagatgcagaaggttctgagtccagattacccagaatgcttagagagtcagagggaggatgaggaggtgttggacggtgaggatgaagagcagaggaggagcagcagagaggagtttctgaagatcacactgaacttcctgaggagaatgaagcaggaggagctggctgactgtctgcagagca AATCTCCTGCTATGTGCCAGCACAACCTTAAATCTAACCTGAAGAAgaagttccagtgtttgtttgaggggatCTCTAAATCAGGAAACCCAacccttctgaatcagatctacacagagctctacatcacagagggagggactggagaggtcaatgatgaacatgaggtcagacagatggaaacaacatccaggaaaccagacagaccagaaacaaccatcagacaagaagacatctttaaagcctcacctggaagagatgaaccaatcagaacagtgatgacaaagggagtggctggcattgggaaaacagtcttaacacagaagttcactctggactgggctgaagacaaagccaaccaggacatacacttcacatttccattcactttcagagagctgaatgtgctgaaagagaaaaagttgagcttggtggaacttgttcatcacttctttactgaaaccaaagaagcaggaatctgcaggtttgaagagttccaggttgtgttcatctttgacggtctggatgagtgtcgacttcctctggacttccacaacactgagatcctgactgatgttacagagtccacctcagtggacgtgctgctgacaaacctcatcagggggaaactgcttccctctgctcgcctctggataaccacacgacctgcagcagccaatcagatccctcctgagtgtgttgacatggtgacagaggtcagagggttcactgacccacagaaggaggagtacttcaggaagaggttcagagatgaggatcaggccagcaggatcatctcccacatcaagacctcacgaagcctccacatcatgtgccacatcccagtcttctgctggatcactgctacagttctggaggatgtgttgaaaaccagagagggaggagagctgcccaagaccctgactcaGATGTACATCTACTTCCTGGTGGTTCAGTCCAAACTGAAGAACAtcaagtatgatggaggatctgggtcagatccacactggagtccagagaccaggaagatgattgagtctctgggaaaactggcttttgatcagctgcagaaaggaaacctgatcttctatgaatcagacctgacagagtgtggcatcgatatcagagcagcctcagtgtactcaggagtgttcacacagatctttaaagaggagagaggactgtaccaggacaaggtgttctgcttcgtccatctgagtgttcaggagtttctggctgctcttcatgtccatctgaccttcatcaagtctggagtcaatctgctgtcagaagaaCAACCAACCTCCCAGAAgtctaaaagaagaaaatatgaatctgcagagacacagttcTACCAGAGAgctgtggacaaggccttacagagtccaaatggacacctggacctgttcctctgcttcctcctgggtctttcactACAGACCAATCAGAGTCTCCTACGAggtctgctgacacagacaggaagtggttcagagaccaatcaggaaacagtccagtacatcaagaagaaggttgaagagactccctctgcagagaaaagcatcaacctgttccactgtctgaatgaactgaatgatcgttctctggtggaggagatccaacagtccctgagttcaggacgtctctccacagataaactgtctcctgctcaatggtcagctctgggcttcatcttactgtcatcagaaaaagatctggacgtgtttgacctgaagaaatactctgcttcagaggaggctcttctgaggctgctgccagtggtcaaagcctctaacaaagctct actgagtggctgtaacctctcagagagaagctgggaagctctgtcctcagttctcagctcccagtcctctagtctgagagagctggacctgagtaacaacaacctgaaggattcaggactGAAGACtctgtctgttggactggagagtccacactgttcactggagactctcag tctgtcaggctgtctgatcacagaggaaggctgtgcttctctggtctcagctctgagatccaacccctcccatctgagagagctggacctgagctacaatcatccaggagactcaggagtgaagctgctgtctgctgggcTGGGGgatccagactggagactggacactctcag ggtGGAGCCTGGTGGAGTCCGATGGTTGAGACCAGGTCTgaggaagt attcctgtcaactcacatttgacacaaacacagtgaacacaaagaTCAAACTGTCTGACGACAACAGGAAGGTGACATGGGTGGAGGAGAAtcagtcatatcctgatcatccagacagatttgatcactggcctcagctgctgtgtagaactggtctgactggtcgctgttactgggaggtcgagTGGAGTGGAAAGGTTGAAATATCAGTaagttacagaggaatcagcAGGAAAGGAAAACACGATGACGGCAGGTTTGGAGGGAACAatcagtcctggagtctgaGATGGTCTGAAGTTTATCGTTACTCTGTTTGTCACAATAACAGAGAAACATAtatctcctccacctcctcctcctcctctgtctctaacagagtagcagtgtatgtggactgtcctgctggctctctgtccttctacagagtctcctctgactctctgatccacctccacaccttcagcaccacattcactgaaccTCTGTATCCTGGGTTTGGGTTCTTGTCCTtgttctctcctgtttcctcagtgtctctgtgttcagtgtag
- the LOC108874333 gene encoding diphthamide biosynthesis protein 3 has product MSVFHDEIEIEDFEYDEDTETFYFPCPCGDRFAITKEDLENGEEVATCPSCSLIVKVIYDKDLFMLGEIIEAPSSSETKLELAQS; this is encoded by the exons ATGTCGGTTTTTCACGACGAAATCGAGATCGAGGACTTTGAATATGACGAGGACACAGAGACGTTTTATTTCCCGTGTCCCTGTGGAGACAGATTCGCCATCACGAAG gAGGACCTGGAGAACGGAGAGGAGGTGGCAACGTGTCCGAGCTGCTCACTGATTGTGAAAGTCATCTATGATAAG gacTTGTTCATGTTGGGAGAGATCATCGAAGCTCCGTCGTCTTCAGAGACCAAACTGGAACTGGCTCAGTCCTGA